The nucleotide window GTGCAGCGCACCGACGAGGACCCGACCTTCTTTGACGTCGTCTACCTCGGTGACCACACCTGCGTTCAGAGGGCTGCGGGTCAGGCTGCCGCAGACGCGCAGGCGCCGGAGTACAAGGACAACGACAACCCGGGCACCAGCAGCTTCGTGCAGAGCCTGAGCTCCAGCCTGACGGTGAAGACCGAGGGGCCGGCCGTGCAGCCAGAGCAGCAGCTGCAGGGCAGGGACGCGCCCGCGCCCTTCTGCTTCTCCACGCCGGCGACAGCGAGCGGGTGCCTGGTGCCGGAGCGCAGCCCCTTCTCCGCGCCGTCCACGTCCGACAACTGGGCCGTGTCCCCGGCGACCTCGGACTCCAACCACGTCGTCTCTTTCCCGCCTTTCGAGGTCGCCGGCGGCGACGTGCTGTTCGGGTTCGAGGAAGTCATGTCAGCGATCGACAGAGCCGACGGCGACGGGTTCCTCGACGACCTCGACATCGACGTCTCAAGCTTCTttgtgtgattgagtgcaagcAGGGAGCGACGAGTCTTGCTAATGCAGCTGGTGAACACTAGGGAATGGGAATCTGAGGCTGCCCTTTAGGGTCCGTTCGTTAGATCTGGAATGCACCAGGAATTATTCCAACTACTCAAAACTTATataaaaataacactcggcaaatgagcctctttgccgagtatcaGGATAAGACACTTGGCAAAGGATTAACGACGCCTGCCGGCCGTTAACGtaggcggccctttgccgagtgtcttatcctgacactcggcaaaaccacctctttgccgattGTTATTGTTTACccagtgctcggcactcggcaaacaacctctttgccgagtgccagttgtttgccgagtgctttctctctggcactcggcaaacaacctctttgccgagtgcccgataaaaagctctcggcaaagtctgggacactcgacaaagaagctgtCTCCGGTAGTGCCTGGTCAATTTGGACAATAATAAATGATGTTATTTTCATGAACATTCAGGCTTCGGTGCAGCGTTGCAAGACAATTTTTAAAACCGAGTTCGCCCTAGTTATTCTACGGGCCAGAGCAAACTATATCATCCACCTATTGATTTAACGCTAGAAGCTTATGTGTAATCCTTTCTATTCTCTTTGTAAGCTTTTTTGTCTCATCATTTTGTATTGTGGAACCTTTctgtacctttttttttttgcaataaagCACAGCAGGTGGTAAAATCCCTCCTGTTtcccttcaaaaaaaaaatcatatactccatttactaaaacatgcgTTGCTTACCTGCTTTGTACAAGCTCGATCGTCCTTGTAGGCTTTTTTTAATTAATTATTTTGGATCCTCACAAACCCTGAGGCATGGCAAAAACTAGAGATTTGAGATCTGTAGAAACTCGACCACGCATAGAGGCTAGAGCAATGGTTTCCAATATCGgccgaaatctcctgatatttctgatatatcctctttatccgtaggtgccgataaagaaatatctatctttttcgtataaattttgtttaaatttatttaaatgtacttaaattcaaattatattttatttgaatttggtctgatattttcgatatatcctgtttatcctctttatctgtgacccccaataaattttaatttccgaaaatgaaaaccttggctAGAGCTAGCAGTAAGCTTCTATCTCCTTTCCAATACTACTGGAGCTATAAGTAGGGTGAAGTACTAGTATATCCTTCCGGTGTTGATATATACTAGCAAGCTAGATTCAGCAAAGTATCTCTCAGTGCTCAGTGCGTGCGTAAAATAATCAAAGAGCAAGGAAGTATATATATAGGGTGTACAACGCATCTTGGTCCCATTCGTTGGATGGGATGCCCTAGCTATCTTCGGGGTTCCCATCGTGATGTTGAGCTCAACGAACATCTCCTGTCAGTCACCAAGGAAAAATCCGACAATTAGCTAGTAGGGTGATGACTGATGAGCATTGCTCGATCACGAGGTTCTCGatcgaaaacgaaaacgaaaacACGAAGCGGGTAGGGGTAGGGGTAGGGGCCGTGTACCCCTTACTTTGACGTCTGGCACTCGGCAGCATGAAGACGTGTTACGGACGGGCGGCCCGATCCGAATCCGACATGGCCAATCAGCAGTCTCTACTCCGAAACCCAAACAATCCTTCTGCACTTGCAACACAATAGGCATCCCCTCCCAAGACGAAACGCGCTTCGCTCCCCATGTTTTTGTTTCCGTCGTTGTCGTCGCCGTTATAAATAAAGAGGGCAGCTCCCAGCGCCGTTCGCCTCATCACTCCCTCACAAACCCAGTCACCCACCAGCCTCTTCTCTTCTCGCAGCAGCCGCGAGCCCGCGACACAGTCCTGCGCTGCCTCTAGTTTCGCAGCACCATTGCCATCACCATCGATCGATCACCCCGCGGTCCGGCCTCCAGACCAGCTCTAGCCTGCGCGGCAACAACGAACAGCCGAGACTAAGAGGTCCGTCGGTCGAGCGATGGCCAGCATCGTCGACGGCAATGGAGGCAGCCGGCTGGTGGTGACGGAGCTGGGCCATGTCAAGGAGCTGGCGAGGCAACTGGAGGTGCACCTCGGCGgctcctcgcccgacctctgcaAGCACCTCGCCTCGCAGATCTCTTCCATCACCGAGCGCTCCATCAGCCTGCTCATCACCACCTCCACCCTCGACGGCCCGCGGAAGCGGTCGGCTGCGACGGCCAGCCCGCTCAGCGACGCCTCCGACGCGCCCTTCGTCAAGGCCACCAAGAGAAGGTATCCATCATCCAGGGAGCTTCCCGATTAACAAACAGAAACGCTCCTATTTGACCTCTGTTTGCTGAGCTTTTCAAGTGCTTTTTATGTTAACTTGCAGGACGACGATGGACAAGAAGAGGCATGAGGTGAGGGTGAGCTCGGCCGGCGACCACCCGGCCGACGACGGCCACAGCTGGAGGAAGTACGGCCAGAAGGAGATCCTTGGAGCCAAGCACCCAAGGTTGCCCCACTTGACTTGACACATCCTCCTATCAAAAAAGAAaagatctttcttttcttttccagaCTCCAGAGCCCAATCTCATCTGCACGTGTTCTTATCGCAAGTGGAATCGAAATCATTTCCTGCTGCTTTCTTATCTACTTTTGATCGCGGGGCTCCTCCACTCTTGTCTTGCTGAAAAAAGTTATGCAGCCTCTGTTTGTTTGTGTTGTTTGCAAGTGTTTGGCTGGCCTCCACTTAATCTTTGTCCGATGGAGGAACACTGATTCATAGAGCGATGTCCAAATCGGATTGTTGAGGCTACTTTGTGCAAATCTTGTTCGTCGATGCACAAGCAAAATCTCTTCTTTTTCCCCCATCAAACAAGATTATGGTCCTGAGGCTGACGTGATCCGTGCAAACATTGCAGGGGCTACTACCGCTGCAGACACCGGCACTCTCAGGGATGTGCGGCGACGAAGCAAGTGCAGCGCACCGACGAGGACCCGACCATCTTTGACGTCGTCTACCTCGGTGACCACACCTGCGTTCAGAGGtctgcggctgcggcggcgggtcAGGCTGCCGCAGACGCGCAGGCGCCGGAGTACAAGGACAACGGCAACCCGGGCACCAGCAGCTTCGTGCAGAGCCTGAACTCCAGCCTGACGGTGAAGACCGAGGGGCCGGCCGTGGAGCCAGAGCAGCAGCTGCAGGGCTGGGACGCGCCCGCGCCCTTCTGCTTCTCCTCCACGCCGGCGACAGCGAGCGGGTGCCTGGTGCCGGAGCGCAGCCCCTTCTCCGCGCCGTCCACGTCCGACAACTGGGCCGTGTCCCCGGCGACCTCGGACTCCAACCACGTCGTCTCTTTCCCGCCTTTCGGGGTCGCCGGCGGCGACGTGCAGTTCGGGTTCGAGGAAGTCATGTCAGCGATCGACAGAGCCAACGGCGACGGGTTCCTCGACGACTTCGACATCGACGTCTCAAGCTTCTTTGTGTGATCAGAGTGCAAGCAGGGAGCGACACGAGTCTTGCTAATGCAGCTGGTGAACACTAGGGAATGGGAATCTGAGGCTTCCCTTTAGTTAGTTCAGTTGCTCTGCCGGTTGTCCAGGGGCAGAGGAGGGGAGAACACATGTTCTGTCTCGGTCAGTGGCAGTGCCTGTCATGAACCTTAGGATGTCAGAATAGTGAATGCTCCTTCTCTCACTTTTTTTCGGTCGAGGGTTGCAAAGTAAATAATTTTGTAATAGTGCTGTCAATTTTTAGGCTAAACATGTGAGTTTCTTCTAGTGAATTTAAACACCTTCCAACATATAATTAATAGTGCAGCTTAAATTTGCGTGATATTTAATCTGATTAACCCCCATGAGGACATGAACATTCGACcatgtataattagtttttttttcaagaaAAAGCTACTTAGTACTGATACTGACTAGTACTTGGTACATTCACAAGCTTTCCTTTAGCACTGTGCGTGAGGTTGCAATAAAAAAAGTCAAATACTAAGTACAAGTCTCCATTCAAAGCACAATCCGAATGGTGGCATTCTGTCTCTTTGGGCTCCAGCTTTACTGTACTCCCTCCGGTCTACTAGTTTACAAGGACAACTTTTAAAAAAACTATGAcatgttttaaaattttaatttaatgtagAATTGAGGATTGTGGGCAAAGTGGTTTGAAATTGTAAAGACATATATGATCTTTTGGTCATGGATGCTCTTCATT belongs to Miscanthus floridulus cultivar M001 chromosome 4, ASM1932011v1, whole genome shotgun sequence and includes:
- the LOC136549763 gene encoding transcription factor WRKY19-like, with product MASVVDGNGGSRLVVTELGHVKELSRQLEVHLGGSSPDLCKHLASQIFSITERSISLLITTSTLDGPRKRSAATASPLSDASDAPFVKATKKRTTMDKKRHEVRVSSAGDHPADDGHSWRKYGQKEILGAKHPRGYYRCRHRHSQGCAATKQVQRTDEDPTFFDVVYLGDHTCVQRAAGQAAADAQAPEYKDNDNPGTSSFVQSLSSSLTVKTEGPAVQPEQQLQGRDAPAPFCFSTPATASGCLVPERSPFSAPSTSDNWAVSPATSDSNHVVSFPPFEVAGGDVLFGFEEVMSAIDRADGDGFLDDLDIDVSSFFV
- the LOC136549762 gene encoding transcription factor WRKY19-like, whose protein sequence is MASIVDGNGGSRLVVTELGHVKELARQLEVHLGGSSPDLCKHLASQISSITERSISLLITTSTLDGPRKRSAATASPLSDASDAPFVKATKRRTTMDKKRHEVRVSSAGDHPADDGHSWRKYGQKEILGAKHPRGYYRCRHRHSQGCAATKQVQRTDEDPTIFDVVYLGDHTCVQRSAAAAAGQAAADAQAPEYKDNGNPGTSSFVQSLNSSLTVKTEGPAVEPEQQLQGWDAPAPFCFSSTPATASGCLVPERSPFSAPSTSDNWAVSPATSDSNHVVSFPPFGVAGGDVQFGFEEVMSAIDRANGDGFLDDFDIDVSSFFV